The window AGCAGAACGTCCACCTCTAGCACCTGTGAGATGGAAAGGGAGAGCTGAATTTCCTATGTAtttaatcaaaatgtaaaaaaaactgcacttgTTCGAGTAGAAGGAACTGCAAAAAGTTCACCTATTGGGTTTTTCAGGATATAACACGTCAATATTCCTTTAAATTCCTGTAAAATTAGCCCAAAACACCAAAGCATACCTAAAGTACATTCAAAGCTTTTCATGAACAAATAGGAGTACAtgcatggttttggtctcttttgAAAGGTCACACTCTGAAGTTGTTTCCCCAACAGAATCACTGTAAGTGCTACTGGCATTGTGTAATAGAAGTATAAGGTTTTTATTTCTGcctgaatgtttttttgcaaacagatgCCTGCAGGTGAGCTATAGCTGAGACTTACtagctggaaaacacaatgggACCACAGCATGGAGCCGTACCTAGTCCATGTTCAATTTTAATAACaataccacagaaaatgaatattttacacgTTTTTCTAAGGGAGTTACTTGGTGTCTTGCAAAAAAACACCCCTTTTAAAGCTAAATtttgtgcatataaaagagtcaaaacaagtgCTATAGTGGAAAGGGAGTTTGTATAAAAAGTAACAAACTGTTTATATTCACATAATTTCCATGTTGTGGCTTTATAAAAAACACTAAAGCTGCATATTGTCATTTTCGGAATTTCATTGGCTATTCGAAGCGCTGGTCATCAGCAGAAACTGTTCCTATTGGCTCGGTCTTTACACAAAAGAAGAGGGGCGGGCACTTCCTTTCAGCACAAACTGTCGTTGGCTATCTTAGGCTGTGGACAGGACACGGGAGCTCTGAGGTGTCAAAACATCATTTGATACCAAAATGTGGCCAGTATTTACGACGGAAAATACATCGAAGATTAGGACATCTGCTGGataatttgaaatgatgcaacagctgtttgttgatatttattgatgtaatcatgtttttggattaaatatttttactgGATTGGATTAACTGAACCTTTCCCAGTGTCACAAGACTGTTTCTGTTGGAGTTGTATCAGTCAGTGgaataatatgaggcttcatagatgtttgtttgttggtggtcTGACAGAGGCGTTGATTATACCtgctgttgtatctttaaacgGTTTGCATCAATCGAATCATAAGAATCTCAGCTTTCCAAAGATGTGTTGCATGACATCATTAAGGGATGTTTCACTGCCTTTCCCATTTGGCACAGTCGTCAGtactgttatttgtttgttttttgtagttACAGTACTGTTTCCAATGCCAAGAATAAACATTCATGCCGCACAGATGAAGAATAAAGACAGGATAACTATGCACTCTCCAGCATTGTTGGTGCTGCAGATCCTACAATAGAAATATGAAGCCATTATCTGATAACAACATGATTGTGTAAAAAATGTGACTAGTTGATTATTGTTATCAGCTCGTCTTCTGTATTGGTACATATTTTTGTGTGCTTGTCATGTCAAAATGGACTTAGTTGTTGAAAGAAAGCTTGTTGAGAAACCTGGTTTGCTGAgttactgtgtgtatatataagatGATGGTTTTCTCATTAGCTGGGTTTCATCTTTTGATTCAGAGAGCTTATGTTAAAAAGCATTTCATATAACTAGAGCCTCACCAACTGCAAGTCCTTAAATGAGAGTTccttttcttgttatttttgtcatgtctCATCCTTCCCACCTGTGTTTTTGTCCAGGTGTGATCCCAATCCCTGCACAGATGAGTACCCCCAGATATTATTGCCAGAAAATTCCCCGTCACAGAGCAACATAGCCTTAACCCCAGAGCCTCCTGGGTGAGCTCACATGCACAACTGTTTACATTCAGATAAAAAGGACAGCATTAATCTTTTGAAAGTGATATTCAAATTCAAAGTTGTGACTATTTCACCTCATCACTCAGGATGGACCTCCTGTCTCCGACCTCAGCCTTTCCCTTCCCCATGCCTGGTGGAGATGGCCAGTCTCTACAGAGGCATCGCTCCACCTCCACTCCCAATGTTCATATGGTCAGCACAGTGGGCCCTGCTGGTGCCAGCATCATAGAGGTCAGTGTCGGCTGCTTGGGCCGTGTTTTGATTGGTTGCTGTTGTTACGAGAGGATCTCATTGTATTTAgtataaaactaaaaaaaaacatgtcaactgTTAACCCTTGCCCGCAAAAGCAACACCTCATGCAAGATAAGTAAACTGAGAAAACTCATTTCCTGCTGTTCACCAGAAATGTTCAGCCTTGACCACCTGTTGTTACCCGATGAACTCTTTGATAGACTATTTTGTTTGCAGGATAAACAGATATTAGATATAAATATAGTCTTACAAATATCCACTTCAACACCTTTTCTAACCTGTGTAATAAGTTatgaaatgtacatttattaTGTCGTATCTCTTCTCCTTTATAGGAAGCACTAAAATTCAACAACATAATCGgtatggttttgtttttgtttgctttttttatttccccTCCATCATTTCAGAATTTGtattcatttgtaattttacatGTGGTGGTTTTCTCATATTTTGAAGTCCTGTGTTCTCATTTCTGCAGGTCCTGAGCCCTCACCGAAGCCCTCCACAAGCCCACCCTCCTCTCTCGGCTCTCCAGGGAGGAGACCGCCCAAGTCCCCCTCAGAGCACAAGGAGCGCAAGCCCTCTTCATCTGATGACAAAAAGAAAGTGGTACGAAGTCTTTGACCTCATTTACAGCTCATTGGTTGTCCTCAGAGACATGTTTAGAGGTTTAATAGTGGCTGGCACCCTTTTGAAAAGGCCAAGTAAAGAGATTTCCTCATGCTTTCAGCACCGAGGGGGCTACAGGGACTCGAGTTACTACTGGGAGGTCCACTCTCGAGAAGTCAACATCCAGAAGAGAATAGGCGCTGGCTCCTTTGGAACCGTCTTCAAGGGCAAGTGGCATGGAGACGTGGCGATCAAAATCCTTAAAGTCACAGAGCCGACACCTGAGCAGTTACAGGCCTTCAAAAACGAAATGCAGGTCTTACGGTGAGTAGTGTGGTCTGGATTTGGtcggatactgaattggtgacactaatcttggttgaaactgtggtgatcgTATAGATCTTCTCTGCTGCCGAGTCGAAGACGTGCGTGTGAGGCATCGTCTACTGTCAcggctacaactttgtgttctatcagaatcagctttattggccaaacatgtgaacacatacaaggaaaatacacttcatacctttttattaaattccttcaaagtcttcactacaagtattatgagtctggacagacatggttGTAACTCAACAGTGGGACGTTATCATTACATGACGGCCACTTGAACCAGTAATAACCACTTCTTATTGGGATAACTATCTAATATCTAAATGAAAACTTTTCAATAACTGAAACTTGAATGATAACATACCATCTAATACTATCAACATTCTCCATTCTCTGCAGGAAGACTCGCCACGTCAACATCCTGCTGTTCATGGGCTATATGACTAAGCCCAACTTTGCCATCATCACACAGTGGTGTGAAGGCAGCAGCCTGTATCGCCATCTGCATGTCACAGAAACCAAGTTTGACACTATGCGGCGCATTGATGTGGCCCGACAGACAGCACAAGGCATGGAGTAAGGCCTGCTATTAGAATCCATTTCACCACTTACTCACTGCTGATGCCCttttttaaagtaaagaaaGGTCAACTGATAAATATTTCCAGTACACAACTTGGTGCACTCTGTAGAAAAGGATATCGGTTTGGTATAGATGCATTATTCACTGGAATaaatcatatttacatttcattgaAAACAGGATGCGGAAAGTTTCAAATCTAGatttgtatctttaaacttaaaGTGTTAGTAACACATAGCCAGTACTGTTAGTCGTAGGAGTTTTACTTTGTGGGCATTAAAATTAAGATTGTTTTATAGATTTGTATTAATTTTATTGTGTAagtttaagtctttttttttttataaacaattGCAAGAAACCGCAACAGACAGTCTGTTATTACTGCAGGAGAGTCTCTGAGAAAGCTGATTGCTGATGACGGTGGCTTTCTAAAATTGCAAAGGGTGCAATAAGTGGAGTTAACAACATTTGGTGCTGCAGTGCTCCCAGAGATGAAATGAATGATCTTATTCTTCTTCCTTTCAGTTATCTCCATGCAAAGAACATCATTCATCGAGATCTGAAATCAAACAGTATCCTTTTTATTGTCCAATGGTAGGTTTTTAACGCTTTAGCTGAGAAGTAAGTGTGTGAAAGTGTAAGTGAGTGAGGGTGAGCTCTATGACATAGTTGACTTTATTCTGCTGAAGACTCGACCAATAACCACAAGGGTAGATTTGCACACTGTGTTCTATAGCTAGCAAGAGGTTTAACCACAAACATGAATCATAACCTTTTAATAGGCGAAGGTATACTGCAGAGTTCATTATTTTTGGCTTTCAGCTCTGTACTCTGTTCAGTAGGTGTTAGCATCCACACCAGGTGAACTGTGTAAGACTTTTACTTTGTAGACATTGTAGCAGACCAGGTAAACGTGACCTTTTtactgtttgaatgtttttgaatgTGAAATCAACACCAACTGTCACTTGGTCAACTGCTGTTTTGTTTAAAGAGGACCTGctatgctcatttcagctctaaatttgtatttttggactccacgAGAGcagctctgcatgattcacagttcaaaaaactccttatttatctcatactggccctttatgcagcccctcagtgtACACAGTTTCTCCTACGctccgttttagctcctgtctctttaaggttcCCCACCTGATGAGTCcgctctgctctgattggccagatttatgtatcagagttgtgtatcTTAACtgtcaatgcaaaccaaacatttcctgctttactgcttcaaattgaaagcttttaaatgactaactaATGGGAGActattgtgaagaatttacaggaagtaaaaacgtgttcctcactgaattagcggagcttcgttagcggcgTTAAAAACCAGTTGAAACAACAATATATGGAGGTATTTGAGCTATTTGTTACAGTTAGAAATaacgcagggaggaagagtacaagcacaaacagccacagtgatgatgatgtttgatgaagagttgcagacgaccagcacacccccaacaggtaaactacttattttactttgctgtgctgtgtaacgGCGTCGTGGCTCGGCGTCACTACTCCCGGAGCGGAGCAGCGAACTCGTGCGCTGGTGCACGTAGCAGACGAACTGACGgcagctcgggctgaaagtaaaaaaaaaacgtcgGAAACGTAGCGTTCAGAGCAgaatgaagctgctgctttttgctaacagggattactgctacatacgtttacctcgttgtttgacacgtcggccacttttaacatgaacatccaacattgtgacattatatatatgtctgaaagtAAGGAAAAGCATCATATGTCccctttacaaaaacaaaaaaaaaaacgtttacATGGTTTTCTTAGGTAGTTTCCTGTCTATCGTTCACCCTTTCCTTAGTTTCCTGCTTTTTAGAGGTTTTCTGTATAACTAATAGCACCGATATGTATACCAGTCGTCTGTTATAATATTTCCTTAGCTCTGCTGCtagatatttttcttcatgagGGCTGGACTGTTAAGATCGGTGACTTTGGCTTGGCCACAGTGAAATCTCGGTGGAGCGGCTCTCAACAGGTAGAACAACCCAGTGGATCCATTCTCTGGATGGTAAGCCTCTCTTTTACTGTCCACTCTTTGACACTTTTTAGGAAATGATTGTGGTTACTATAAAAGTGTGACCTTTAATGTTATTAGACAACCAAATGGTGAGCTCAATCTATCTGTTGACTGAAAGTTTAAGATGCACCTTGCTGtaaacattttcatgtaaatgttgaaaaaagaCATAGACTATAGTGTATGTAGGAAGCAAACTGTCTATATTTAAGACATTAGTCAGCTTGTTTAGCAGCTAAATTAGCTTAACCACTAATGTTTAACGTATGATTAGATCATTagacctcttttttttccccactcttttttttttccaaggcTCCTGAGGTGATCCGAATGCAGGACAGCAACCCATACACATTCCAGTCTGATGTATACGGCTACGGAGTCGTGCTGTTTGAGCTGATGTCAGGGACCCTGCCTTACTCGAATATCAACAACAGAGACCAGGTTACACCACACTCGTATTTTGTTTTAACACAACACCGACGTAGCACAGTATCACATTCATCTTTCTGAAATCTTTGCCTAACACGATGGAGTCTCTGCACTGGGTTCACTGACTGTTAGGGCTACTGTACCTCCAGCTTGATGGTGCAAACTGTGTAGCCTGCCTTTTCAGATTTTAGGTATGTCACAGACAGTTTTAGCCTAACTTCAAACTATAGGAAAGGTCCGAGAGAGACCACATCTTTATGATTTCATCATCTACACACCATGAATTTCTACATTGGTAGTTTCTGAGGTATGTTTTAGTGTAGAGCAAGT is drawn from Thunnus albacares chromosome 2, fThuAlb1.1, whole genome shotgun sequence and contains these coding sequences:
- the araf gene encoding serine/threonine-protein kinase A-Raf, with protein sequence MSSTSSSYSSSGETSPEDVPRGGGTIRVYLPNKQRTVVNVRQGQTVHESLDKALKVRGLSQECCAVFRLLEGRKRLTDWETDITPLVGEELLVEVLDDIPLTMHNFVRKTFFKLAYCDFCHKFLFNGFRCQTCGYKFHQHCSSKVPTVCVDMDTVSKRCDPNPCTDEYPQILLPENSPSQSNIALTPEPPGMDLLSPTSAFPFPMPGGDGQSLQRHRSTSTPNVHMVSTVGPAGASIIEEALKFNNIIGPEPSPKPSTSPPSSLGSPGRRPPKSPSEHKERKPSSSDDKKKVHRGGYRDSSYYWEVHSREVNIQKRIGAGSFGTVFKGKWHGDVAIKILKVTEPTPEQLQAFKNEMQVLRKTRHVNILLFMGYMTKPNFAIITQWCEGSSLYRHLHVTETKFDTMRRIDVARQTAQGMDYLHAKNIIHRDLKSNNIFLHEGWTVKIGDFGLATVKSRWSGSQQVEQPSGSILWMAPEVIRMQDSNPYTFQSDVYGYGVVLFELMSGTLPYSNINNRDQIIFMVGRGYLSPDLSKLYSTSPKSMKRLIIDCLKFKRDERPLFPQILVAIEQVQDLLPKIERSRSEPSLHRAVHAEDLNPLLFHTTRLMPL